A genomic region of Catalinimonas niigatensis contains the following coding sequences:
- a CDS encoding capsule assembly Wzi family protein translates to MKKLSFIISIGMLFSYEIVQAQFLDSLQLKIGTTATVATRSYQPLWLLAGRYGTIADVQADLSSHIRLTNKHVYHGNSPLYDYLRKNNELPNMSLAYGLDLYNHHHFGKMFIQEAYVKFSYNHWQLRAGRYEEILGEINPELSSGSLGVSGNAIPIPKVSLAITDYTDIPLTNGWLQFKGLFSHGWMGKDRTVEQSLLHERNLYLRVGKEAFHLYGGLNRFAIWGGKHPEYGQLDKSWNGYRNIVLGGPIDDLRPYTEAEADRLGNHLGFIDLGFSLNFQEIALTVYQQTPFEDRSGMKLFGNPDQLLGVSVINHAEEAIFSALTLEYMDTRYQSGMTQSGLDNYYNNRLYKNGWTYLGRVIGTPLFVDQDRAALYLQEDIVGAEEWQVVNNRIRGMHLGWKGRLLPSLHFRTLATYTENYGNYFNNDQFTPYKRQWYFLQELIFLHKAWTFTTALGVDAGELTNNQGLSVGIEYHLNDFSPSRFKRQQPKGIR, encoded by the coding sequence ATGAAAAAGCTCTCTTTTATAATAAGCATTGGTATGCTGTTTTCTTACGAAATTGTACAGGCCCAGTTTTTAGACTCTCTACAACTGAAAATAGGCACAACAGCAACTGTAGCTACCCGGTCTTATCAACCGCTTTGGCTACTTGCCGGTCGTTATGGTACCATAGCAGATGTACAGGCAGACCTGTCTTCGCACATCAGGTTGACTAACAAACATGTGTATCATGGCAATAGTCCCCTTTATGATTACCTGCGTAAAAACAATGAATTGCCGAATATGTCTCTCGCCTATGGCCTGGACCTGTACAATCATCACCATTTTGGGAAAATGTTCATCCAGGAGGCATATGTTAAATTTAGCTACAACCACTGGCAGCTGAGAGCAGGTAGATATGAAGAAATTTTAGGAGAGATAAACCCTGAACTTTCCAGTGGTTCATTGGGGGTAAGCGGGAATGCCATACCTATTCCAAAAGTAAGCCTGGCCATTACTGACTATACAGATATACCCCTGACCAACGGCTGGTTACAATTCAAAGGGCTGTTTAGCCATGGATGGATGGGAAAAGACAGAACTGTAGAGCAATCGCTTCTTCATGAAAGAAATTTATACCTGAGAGTAGGCAAAGAGGCATTTCATCTGTATGGGGGGCTCAACCGCTTTGCGATATGGGGGGGCAAACATCCTGAATATGGCCAATTGGACAAGTCCTGGAACGGTTATAGAAACATTGTGCTTGGGGGGCCTATTGATGATCTCAGACCCTATACTGAAGCTGAAGCAGACCGTCTTGGTAACCACCTGGGTTTTATAGATTTAGGTTTCTCTCTGAATTTTCAGGAGATTGCGCTAACTGTCTACCAGCAAACTCCCTTTGAGGACCGCTCAGGCATGAAACTTTTTGGTAACCCTGATCAGCTGCTGGGAGTATCTGTCATCAACCATGCGGAAGAAGCCATATTCTCTGCGCTTACGCTGGAGTACATGGATACACGCTATCAAAGCGGAATGACCCAATCGGGTCTTGATAATTATTACAACAATCGCCTGTACAAAAATGGATGGACCTACCTGGGGCGTGTCATAGGCACTCCTCTTTTTGTGGACCAGGATAGAGCAGCCCTTTATCTGCAGGAAGATATAGTGGGTGCCGAAGAATGGCAGGTGGTGAATAATCGTATACGAGGCATGCACCTCGGATGGAAGGGGCGCCTGCTGCCCTCTTTACATTTCCGGACCCTGGCTACCTATACAGAAAATTATGGCAACTACTTCAACAATGACCAATTTACTCCCTATAAAAGACAATGGTACTTTTTACAGGAGTTGATCTTCTTACACAAAGCCTGGACATTTACTACTGCCCTGGGTGTAGATGCAGGGGAGTTGACCAACAATCAGGGGCTATCCGTTGGCATAGAGTACCATCTGAACGATTTTTCTCCCTCCCGTTTTAAAAGACAGCAGCCCAAGGGGATTCGGTAG
- a CDS encoding DUF5723 family protein: MRPLLSVFLAWEFFFSISTLQAQSFAGQAALRPWGILRVGEQPAALFLPDGENDWAFAGLGVDWRSDLLYLSLTASFQYPANRPGRAVFQHNWLKIQGPSLSFVLHDRAVIGVGLQYRWQAQMAIADKLAYDIMTEFSDASTYEKERKGLYGRLSSSQWDDFHVSYAYLLAQNRWGKWYAGGSLHILLGNGVMQKHFPSMDYELTASNEIFVSAYRWDARFSPGYSASENWAAFWKPQGLGIGLDAGLQWQKKHRPLDEKKWHIEQAGISLLDMGSIKFSSRSLRYHAVNQGLYEKIDLDNLLKKVSGPVELQDSLARTLGITKSSESLSMGLPFRLRGEMMWVRKSVSFFLVAEVGLHAWQQAEVRMEQPIKISGIPVVELDSWGRVSLPLEWDTLYGLQSGVAWMWRGISLGIPHWPALFAGKKGSSQAGFWLSWHKSLSKPGANLCP, from the coding sequence ATGCGCCCTTTACTATCGGTGTTTCTGGCCTGGGAGTTTTTTTTTTCTATCTCCACCCTACAGGCACAATCTTTTGCCGGGCAGGCGGCTTTGCGCCCCTGGGGGATCTTAAGGGTGGGAGAGCAGCCTGCGGCCTTATTCCTGCCGGATGGAGAAAACGACTGGGCATTTGCCGGACTGGGAGTGGACTGGCGGAGTGACTTACTGTATCTGAGCCTTACAGCTTCCTTTCAGTATCCTGCCAACAGGCCCGGACGTGCTGTCTTTCAGCACAACTGGCTCAAGATTCAGGGGCCTTCCCTAAGCTTTGTGCTCCACGACAGAGCTGTGATAGGAGTGGGCCTGCAGTACCGCTGGCAGGCTCAAATGGCTATCGCAGACAAGCTTGCCTATGATATCATGACTGAGTTTTCGGATGCCAGTACTTATGAAAAAGAAAGAAAAGGTCTTTATGGCAGGCTAAGCTCTTCTCAATGGGATGATTTTCATGTGAGTTATGCTTATCTTCTGGCTCAGAATCGTTGGGGAAAGTGGTATGCAGGTGGCAGTCTCCATATTTTGTTAGGGAATGGTGTAATGCAAAAGCATTTTCCCTCTATGGATTATGAGCTTACTGCTTCCAATGAGATATTTGTCAGTGCATATCGTTGGGATGCCCGCTTCAGCCCCGGTTACTCTGCCAGCGAAAACTGGGCAGCGTTCTGGAAGCCGCAGGGCTTAGGGATTGGCCTTGATGCGGGGCTGCAATGGCAGAAAAAACATCGACCTCTGGATGAGAAAAAATGGCATATAGAACAGGCAGGCATAAGCCTGCTAGATATGGGAAGCATAAAGTTTTCTTCACGATCGTTGCGCTACCATGCAGTTAATCAGGGATTGTATGAAAAAATAGACTTAGATAACTTGCTGAAGAAGGTAAGTGGACCGGTAGAATTGCAGGATAGCCTTGCCCGAACCTTGGGCATCACCAAAAGCAGCGAAAGTCTTTCTATGGGTTTGCCCTTCAGACTTAGAGGCGAAATGATGTGGGTGCGAAAAAGCGTATCGTTCTTTTTGGTGGCAGAAGTAGGCCTGCATGCCTGGCAGCAAGCTGAAGTAAGGATGGAACAACCCATAAAAATCAGTGGAATTCCTGTGGTGGAACTGGATAGTTGGGGAAGAGTAAGTTTACCCCTGGAGTGGGATACGCTATATGGCTTGCAGTCGGGCGTGGCATGGATGTGGAGAGGCATTAGCCTGGGTATTCCTCACTGGCCAGCGCTCTTTGCCGGTAAAAAAGGAAGCTCCCAGGCAGGATTTTGGTTGAGCTGGCATAAATCGTTATCTAAACCCGGTGCCAATCTTTGTCCTTAA
- a CDS encoding VanZ family protein — protein MRKSLFFIASGIYIGIVIWLLFFYPFNPASRMDTSAQRFISLTPFGTTSEYLLNALEHQSYGHIRTLLINVGGNILLFVPMGVIIFNASPQRIWIPWLLGFLISLSVETIQITTQVGNFDVDDILFNSLGTLLGYWLCAHVPVLQLHKLS, from the coding sequence ATGAGAAAAAGCTTATTCTTTATTGCTTCGGGAATCTATATCGGAATAGTAATCTGGCTGTTGTTCTTCTATCCCTTTAATCCTGCCTCTCGTATGGATACTTCAGCACAAAGATTTATCAGCCTTACTCCTTTTGGCACTACATCAGAGTACCTGCTCAATGCCCTGGAACATCAGAGTTATGGGCATATCCGGACATTGTTGATAAATGTAGGAGGCAATATTCTTCTTTTTGTGCCTATGGGGGTGATTATTTTTAATGCAAGTCCTCAGAGGATATGGATACCCTGGTTGCTGGGCTTTCTGATCAGCTTATCGGTAGAAACAATTCAGATTACTACCCAGGTGGGTAACTTTGATGTGGATGATATCCTGTTCAACAGTTTAGGCACGCTGCTGGGTTATTGGCTATGCGCTCATGTACCAGTATTGCAGCTTCATAAGCTTAGCTGA
- a CDS encoding VanZ family protein, which produces MRKILLIIFTLTYLSLAAWLLFFTSAGPLHRQDGREKEMILSPFKTTSHFLMNALESERDREAKILLFNVGGNILLFIPMGIILYEFLGKRNTFFYLISGFMLSLTVETLQFITRRGTFDIDDLIWNTTGMVLGFWIWKKTREMVCAKQQASL; this is translated from the coding sequence ATGAGGAAAATACTTTTGATCATCTTTACCCTTACGTATCTGTCCCTGGCAGCCTGGCTACTCTTTTTTACCTCCGCAGGGCCGCTGCATCGCCAGGATGGCAGGGAAAAAGAGATGATCTTAAGCCCCTTCAAAACTACGTCTCATTTTTTGATGAATGCCCTGGAGTCCGAGCGAGATAGGGAAGCCAAAATATTGCTGTTCAATGTGGGAGGGAATATACTACTGTTTATTCCTATGGGGATCATCTTGTATGAATTCCTGGGGAAAAGGAATACGTTTTTCTATCTGATTAGCGGCTTTATGCTGAGCCTGACGGTCGAGACCCTCCAGTTCATTACCCGCAGGGGTACTTTTGATATAGATGACCTGATCTGGAATACGACGGGCATGGTGCTGGGTTTTTGGATCTGGAAGAAAACAAGAGAAATGGTATGTGCTAAGCAGCAGGCTAGCCTGTAA
- a CDS encoding type II toxin-antitoxin system VapC family toxin, with the protein MTSVLSIAEFGVKLQKENKIEVIAAFHQLLTDFHFQVYDINAEIAQQAYQLRAKYIFLKGMDALQLATAMVSGCNRFFTNDKKLNKVEELQLVMVEDVSV; encoded by the coding sequence GTGACCAGTGTTTTGAGCATAGCAGAATTTGGTGTAAAACTCCAAAAGGAAAACAAAATAGAAGTAATTGCAGCTTTTCATCAATTACTTACAGACTTTCATTTTCAAGTATATGATATCAATGCAGAAATAGCCCAGCAAGCTTATCAGTTGAGGGCAAAGTACATTTTTTTGAAAGGAATGGATGCTTTACAACTCGCTACTGCTATGGTGAGCGGATGTAATCGTTTTTTTACAAATGATAAAAAGTTAAACAAGGTAGAAGAACTCCAGCTTGTGATGGTAGAAGATGTAAGTGTCTAA
- a CDS encoding addiction module antidote protein, with protein sequence MKATRFNIADYLDDNEMIQEYLNTVLEEGDSRDIVVALGHVAKAIGMSKIAEQTGMSRPSLYKALSEDAKPQFETILKVIRAVGSNLKVKGTA encoded by the coding sequence ATGAAAGCAACACGATTCAATATAGCAGATTATCTTGATGATAATGAAATGATTCAGGAATACTTGAACACAGTTTTAGAGGAAGGTGATTCCAGAGATATTGTTGTAGCACTTGGACATGTTGCTAAAGCCATTGGCATGTCAAAAATAGCTGAGCAAACAGGGATGAGCAGGCCTAGTTTGTACAAAGCGCTTTCGGAGGATGCAAAACCCCAGTTTGAAACAATTTTAAAAGTAATTAGAGCAGTAGGGAGTAATCTAAAGGTAAAAGGGACTGCTTAA
- a CDS encoding type II toxin-antitoxin system RelE/ParE family toxin translates to MGNFGDCQAVGEGISELRIHYAKGYRVYLKEHGEQLILLLIGGDKSTQNTDIKKAKRLWEEYQKNN, encoded by the coding sequence CTGGGAAACTTTGGTGATTGTCAAGCTGTAGGTGAGGGTATTTCTGAATTAAGAATTCACTATGCAAAAGGCTATCGGGTTTATCTAAAAGAGCATGGAGAACAACTCATTCTTTTATTGATAGGTGGAGATAAATCAACCCAAAATACAGACATTAAAAAAGCAAAACGACTTTGGGAGGAGTATCAAAAAAATAATTAG
- a CDS encoding MraY family glycosyltransferase, translating into MGLTIWGSLRPSNGLQYVIAALTLIFFTGLKEDVLIIDPVKKLLAQILAALLLIIGADLRIESFYGILGIEELPYLISLLFSLFVYVVVTNAYNLIDGIDGLASGLGALAALCFGVWFLLTGFTDYAVLAFCLCGALIGFVRYNLSRSEKIFPGDTGSLIIGITIAALAMQFIQTNAYVRGEYHLENAPFIALAVLGVPLFDTLRVFTIRLMIGQSPFFLDKRHIHHILIRRNPSHLRASFMLIFFSVVYIAMSSQIYQLSNIYLAVLYLLLSFTLYIALCSMLEKARPRTFKHFFMRYIPFVYFIFWSRYLRR; encoded by the coding sequence TTGGGGTTAACGATCTGGGGAAGCCTCAGGCCGTCCAATGGTCTGCAGTATGTCATCGCGGCACTCACTTTGATTTTCTTCACCGGATTGAAGGAGGATGTGCTCATCATAGATCCTGTCAAAAAACTGTTGGCTCAGATCCTGGCAGCTTTGCTCCTGATCATTGGTGCTGATCTGAGGATAGAGAGCTTTTATGGTATTTTGGGTATAGAGGAGTTGCCCTATCTGATAAGCTTACTTTTCAGTCTCTTCGTCTATGTGGTAGTCACCAATGCGTATAACCTGATTGATGGCATAGATGGGCTGGCCAGCGGCCTGGGCGCTCTGGCGGCGCTTTGCTTTGGGGTTTGGTTTCTGCTCACAGGCTTTACCGATTACGCAGTGTTGGCTTTTTGTTTATGTGGAGCACTGATAGGCTTTGTCCGTTATAACTTATCCCGTAGCGAGAAGATCTTCCCGGGAGATACAGGCTCTCTCATTATCGGCATTACGATAGCAGCACTGGCCATGCAATTTATCCAAACCAATGCATATGTGAGAGGGGAATACCATCTGGAGAACGCTCCCTTTATTGCCTTAGCAGTATTAGGAGTGCCATTGTTTGACACCTTGCGGGTATTTACCATCCGCCTGATGATAGGACAGTCTCCCTTCTTTCTGGATAAGCGGCACATTCATCACATATTAATACGCAGAAACCCCAGTCATCTTCGGGCATCTTTCATGCTCATTTTTTTTAGTGTAGTATATATTGCCATGAGCAGCCAAATCTATCAACTGAGCAATATCTATCTGGCGGTTCTTTATCTGCTCTTGTCTTTCACCTTGTATATAGCCCTTTGCTCTATGTTGGAGAAAGCACGTCCCCGGACTTTCAAACATTTCTTTATGCGTTATATTCCTTTTGTCTACTTTATTTTTTGGAGCCGATATTTAAGAAGGTAA
- a CDS encoding capsule assembly Wzi family protein, with product MRFILMLLLHFICIITACAQRTDSLHIEIGSMATLASQEYQPLWLVANRWGTIADWKGDASTHLRLSNYHRWGSRDSISSSKTRKTFDHHKKKARALYLTYGLDLYNNQHFDDFFLEEAYLKIGYGPWELRGGRYEEVIGEGDPELSSGSLSLSSNALPIPKIGIAVTEYTDVPFTQGWLQFKGQFSHGWMGSNRVVSHTYLHQKDLYLKLGKEQLSIYTGLTHFALWGGEHPRLGTLPQSFTDYIRVALIIKGGEDAPITEAMNKLGNHLGMTDIGLRFRWKAWHGTLYYQTPYEDRSGFLPSRNPDHLAGISIRKKHGLLNAITLEYMDTRKQSGSVHPPGLDNYYNNGLYGTGWVYQGNTLGTPLFLTRSRGQQYFGEEVSSSSWNVINNRIHGFHMGVSGNFTAHLQYRTLLTYTQNYGNYYNDALFQPYKKQVYFLQELVYTQDRWTLSAALGVDRGSLTDNTGGALGISYDLSDALKKNKHNSFTRE from the coding sequence ATGCGCTTTATTCTAATGCTCTTGCTCCACTTTATTTGCATCATCACTGCCTGCGCCCAGCGGACCGACTCTCTACACATAGAGATAGGCAGCATGGCTACGCTGGCCAGCCAGGAGTATCAGCCCCTGTGGCTAGTGGCCAACCGCTGGGGCACCATTGCTGACTGGAAAGGCGATGCATCTACCCATCTGCGCCTGAGCAACTACCATAGATGGGGTAGCCGGGATAGCATTTCCTCTAGTAAGACCCGAAAAACTTTTGATCACCATAAAAAGAAGGCCCGAGCTCTTTATCTTACCTATGGTCTGGATCTCTACAACAATCAACATTTTGATGATTTCTTTCTGGAAGAAGCTTACCTGAAGATAGGCTATGGTCCCTGGGAACTGAGGGGAGGGCGCTATGAGGAAGTGATTGGGGAGGGAGATCCTGAGCTCTCCAGTGGCTCTCTGAGCCTCAGCAGCAATGCCCTTCCTATCCCCAAAATAGGCATTGCCGTCACTGAGTATACCGATGTGCCTTTTACTCAGGGCTGGCTACAGTTCAAAGGGCAGTTTAGCCACGGATGGATGGGCAGCAACAGGGTAGTCAGCCATACTTACCTGCACCAGAAAGATTTGTATCTCAAGCTGGGAAAGGAGCAGTTGAGCATTTATACAGGTCTCACTCACTTTGCCCTGTGGGGAGGAGAGCATCCCCGGCTAGGCACGCTCCCTCAGTCTTTTACAGACTATATCAGGGTAGCCCTGATCATCAAAGGAGGAGAAGATGCACCGATTACTGAGGCCATGAATAAGCTGGGGAATCATTTGGGCATGACCGATATAGGCCTGCGGTTTAGGTGGAAAGCCTGGCATGGCACCCTCTACTATCAAACGCCCTATGAAGACAGGTCCGGCTTCCTGCCATCCCGTAATCCTGACCATCTAGCCGGCATAAGCATCAGAAAGAAACATGGGTTACTCAATGCCATTACCCTTGAATACATGGATACCCGGAAGCAAAGCGGCTCTGTACACCCTCCCGGACTGGATAATTATTACAATAATGGATTGTACGGCACGGGATGGGTATATCAGGGAAATACCCTGGGCACGCCTTTATTCCTTACCCGTAGCAGAGGGCAGCAGTATTTTGGAGAGGAGGTCAGTTCATCTTCCTGGAATGTGATCAACAACCGTATTCATGGGTTTCATATGGGCGTATCCGGTAACTTCACTGCGCATCTGCAATACAGGACACTGCTGACTTATACCCAAAATTACGGGAACTACTACAATGATGCCCTATTTCAACCTTATAAAAAACAAGTTTACTTTTTGCAGGAGCTGGTTTATACACAAGATCGCTGGACGCTAAGTGCAGCGCTGGGGGTGGACAGAGGCAGCCTCACCGACAATACAGGGGGCGCATTAGGCATCAGCTATGATCTGAGCGATGCTTTAAAAAAAAATAAGCATAACTCATTTACAAGGGAATGA
- a CDS encoding PAS domain S-box protein, protein MKTLQQAIGKVHQLESALETNRKEFEEKICGMEADMKELHEFAGIGWWSFHMQSGKIHWSDEVYRQYDWPLTEDTPAIEDYYQLIHPDYLELVKASFKKAYQSEKVTFEKCIVTKQKNIRYLKTTVKPLKNEKGEKLGLYGTTLDITDIREAKEALLREKEKYKLITDNAQDLICMHRPGGRYTYLSPSVEAVLGYTEAELLGKSPWYLMHPEEAGLLRNMLETMVLHDKAEHCVEYRIKRKDGKYIWLQTNTTPIVVNEQLVAFQTVSRNITEQRLAQDKLKISERNYRRLASNIPDTDIFLFDKDMRFVVADGAAMKRLNQSPEQYEGKHLEEALEGKVKAYFKPIFEATLQGESVHSDILTSEGVHFNHRTVPLRDEQGHIEGGLLVCQNISERKRAEEALLKLKDELEEAQLLARLGSWEVDIPSGKLSLSPQFRTLIDLPEGLEPGIHEGLSFFSRHSRQLFQRSIYAMMQEGGEFDLELEMDTALRERIWVRTLGKLLMQNGKPYKIKGIFQDISKAKKAELNLKHFQKGLKTLNMIASHSELDFDAQIDKALLEVANYLAMPVGMISMIDGELCHVKHFVKTEPYFPDLAHKYMPLDYTFCRQAYHQQDIIAVTHAGVSEHAALPAYQNFKMESFIGAPIRMEDRVYGVVSFYAPKPRVHPFTEEEKEFIRLYARWIGSAIERNRKEQELIEARKQAEHASMAKAQFLSTMSHEIRTPLNAVIGISYLLLQDDPKPEQVENLQALRFSGENLLALINDILDFSKIEAGKIEFEEADFNLKQLLTGIQKSLALKAEEKGLDLHLTYDDAIPKAVVGDPTRLSQIMNNLLSNAIKFTKEGSVQMRVSVTAQNQDKVDLSFEVQDSGIGIPEGKQTHIFDSFSQAASDTTRHYGGTGLGLAITKKLLELQGSQIQLSSKEGEGALFYFTLSFKKSNHTIEDKSAFLQGTEGYKSLEGYQVLLVEDNTMNVIVARQFLNKWKLAFDHAENGEEAVRKVNSGAAYNLVLMDLQMPVMDGYDATLQIRKTHPDLPIIALTASAMLEIQERVFKVGMNDFVSKPFNPKELYHKIVKHLQKTKQRA, encoded by the coding sequence ATGAAGACATTGCAGCAAGCCATCGGGAAGGTGCATCAGCTAGAGTCAGCCCTGGAAACCAACCGGAAGGAGTTTGAGGAGAAGATATGCGGGATGGAAGCTGACATGAAAGAGCTGCATGAGTTTGCCGGTATAGGCTGGTGGTCATTCCACATGCAGAGTGGAAAGATCCATTGGTCGGATGAGGTATATCGTCAGTACGATTGGCCACTGACCGAAGACACACCGGCTATAGAAGATTATTATCAACTGATACACCCCGATTATTTGGAACTGGTAAAAGCATCTTTCAAAAAGGCCTACCAGAGTGAGAAGGTTACTTTTGAGAAGTGCATTGTAACGAAGCAAAAAAACATTCGCTACCTTAAAACTACCGTAAAGCCCCTGAAAAATGAGAAAGGAGAGAAGCTAGGTTTATACGGTACCACACTTGATATTACCGACATCAGGGAAGCTAAAGAGGCGCTGCTACGTGAAAAAGAAAAATATAAGCTCATCACCGACAACGCCCAGGACCTCATCTGTATGCATCGTCCAGGGGGCAGGTATACCTATCTGTCTCCTTCTGTCGAGGCTGTGCTGGGCTATACGGAGGCTGAATTGCTGGGTAAAAGCCCTTGGTATCTCATGCATCCTGAAGAGGCCGGGTTGCTCAGGAATATGCTTGAAACGATGGTCCTGCATGACAAAGCAGAGCATTGTGTGGAGTATCGCATAAAACGAAAAGATGGTAAGTACATCTGGCTACAAACCAATACTACCCCCATTGTGGTCAATGAACAGCTTGTCGCTTTTCAGACCGTATCCCGTAATATTACCGAACAACGGCTGGCACAGGATAAGCTCAAAATCAGCGAGCGCAACTACCGCCGTTTAGCCTCCAATATACCCGATACCGACATCTTCCTCTTTGACAAAGATATGCGCTTTGTAGTGGCAGATGGGGCAGCCATGAAACGCCTGAACCAGTCTCCTGAGCAGTATGAAGGCAAACATCTGGAAGAAGCCCTGGAAGGAAAGGTGAAAGCCTATTTTAAGCCCATATTTGAAGCTACGCTCCAGGGAGAATCTGTGCATTCTGATATTCTAACGTCTGAAGGGGTACATTTCAACCATCGTACGGTACCGTTGAGAGATGAACAGGGACATATAGAAGGAGGCTTGCTGGTATGCCAGAATATCAGTGAACGGAAGCGGGCAGAGGAAGCCCTGCTCAAATTGAAAGATGAACTGGAGGAGGCACAGTTACTTGCCCGCCTGGGAAGCTGGGAAGTGGATATCCCATCTGGTAAACTCAGCTTATCTCCCCAATTCAGGACGTTGATAGATCTTCCTGAAGGTTTGGAACCAGGTATTCATGAAGGCCTAAGCTTTTTTTCCAGGCATTCAAGACAGCTCTTTCAGCGCTCTATCTATGCCATGATGCAGGAGGGGGGAGAGTTTGATCTGGAGCTGGAGATGGATACCGCCCTACGTGAACGCATCTGGGTAAGGACTTTAGGTAAGCTGCTGATGCAAAACGGCAAGCCCTATAAGATCAAGGGAATCTTTCAGGATATTAGCAAAGCCAAAAAGGCGGAACTCAACCTCAAGCATTTTCAGAAAGGACTGAAGACCCTGAACATGATCGCTTCCCATAGTGAGCTGGACTTTGACGCACAGATTGATAAGGCTCTGCTGGAAGTAGCCAATTACCTGGCTATGCCTGTAGGGATGATCTCCATGATAGATGGAGAGCTTTGTCATGTAAAGCATTTTGTGAAAACTGAGCCTTACTTTCCTGATCTGGCCCATAAGTATATGCCACTGGATTACACCTTCTGCAGGCAGGCTTATCATCAGCAGGATATCATAGCTGTGACCCATGCCGGGGTCTCAGAACACGCAGCACTCCCGGCCTATCAGAATTTTAAAATGGAAAGTTTCATTGGTGCTCCGATACGGATGGAAGATAGGGTCTATGGGGTAGTCAGCTTTTATGCCCCTAAGCCCCGGGTGCATCCTTTTACAGAAGAAGAAAAAGAGTTTATCCGGCTGTATGCCCGCTGGATAGGCTCTGCCATAGAAAGAAACCGGAAAGAACAGGAGCTGATTGAGGCCAGAAAACAGGCCGAACATGCTTCTATGGCCAAAGCGCAGTTCCTTTCTACCATGAGCCATGAGATCCGTACACCGCTCAATGCGGTCATCGGGATTTCCTACCTCCTGCTACAGGATGACCCTAAGCCGGAGCAGGTAGAGAACCTGCAGGCCTTACGCTTTTCAGGAGAAAACCTGCTGGCGCTGATTAATGATATTCTTGACTTTAGCAAAATTGAAGCAGGTAAGATAGAATTTGAAGAGGCTGACTTCAACCTAAAGCAGCTACTCACCGGTATCCAAAAGTCTCTGGCCCTCAAGGCAGAAGAAAAAGGGCTGGACCTGCATCTTACTTATGATGATGCTATTCCTAAGGCGGTGGTAGGTGATCCTACCCGCTTGTCGCAGATCATGAACAACCTGCTGAGCAATGCCATCAAATTTACCAAAGAGGGAAGCGTACAGATGCGGGTCAGCGTTACCGCCCAGAATCAGGACAAAGTAGATCTGTCTTTTGAGGTGCAGGATAGCGGCATAGGCATTCCTGAAGGTAAGCAAACCCATATTTTTGACAGTTTCTCGCAGGCGGCCTCAGACACTACCCGGCATTATGGAGGTACAGGTTTGGGACTCGCCATCACCAAAAAGCTGCTGGAGTTGCAGGGCAGCCAGATACAGCTCAGTAGCAAAGAAGGAGAGGGGGCTCTTTTTTATTTTACCCTGTCTTTCAAAAAGAGTAACCATACGATAGAAGACAAATCAGCATTTTTGCAGGGCACAGAGGGCTACAAAAGTCTGGAGGGCTATCAGGTTTTGCTGGTAGAAGACAATACGATGAACGTGATTGTGGCCCGGCAGTTTCTCAACAAGTGGAAGCTGGCCTTTGACCATGCTGAAAATGGGGAAGAAGCGGTACGAAAGGTAAACAGCGGAGCAGCCTACAACCTGGTGCTGATGGATCTGCAAATGCCGGTGATGGATGGCTATGATGCCACCCTGCAGATCAGGAAGACCCATCCTGATTTACCCATTATTGCCCTTACCGCCTCTGCCATGCTGGAAATACAGGAAAGGGTATTCAAGGTGGGGATGAATGATTTTGTGAGCAAACCCTTCAATCCCAAAGAGCTGTACCATAAGATTGTGAAGCATCTGCAAAAGACAAAGCAGCGCGCATAA